ATGATAAAGTGTAAATACGTGCAAAAAGAAGTTTAAGAATTGTCATACGTCACAGGGTTTCATTAACTAATAGAATAGGATACAATCGGAAAACTCCTGAagaaaggaaataaaaaataacttggtTTTATTATGTCAAGGAGTaagaatgaaataataaaaaagatgaTTGATAGTCTGTGGAgcaaataaaggaaaaaaagaaatatagaaaagaagaaaaataaaagaaaccaTGGAGAATAGAAGTCTAAAGTATCTGTGTGTTTAGTGAATGTTACTGAACAAATTGTAAAACCAGTAATAACAGTAATGTAGAAGAGAAACATGAAGAAAAACAACACTCAAATTATTCTAGTATGCCAGATAGAAACAAATACACAAGAGAGATCACAAAAATAAGAAAGTATAGAAGAAATAGGAAAATTAGAAGAAGGTAAAACAAGTTCAGAGCGAAACGAAAAGTAAGAGAAGAAAGCAAGAGACTCAAAAGTGGTAAGTAAgtatgaaaatgaaatgtatgaaataagaaTAGAAAGAATAAGACACATAGGTACAATAACGCTCAACATATTGCAATTGAATGGACATATTGCATAGTTTTGATAAGAGGAAAACTTACACGTCATAACATTGTCGGTCTTTTTGACGTGGTATGTTATGTGGTATTTTacgttttatttgtaaaaaatataataatgtggAAGCGGATCCGATATACgactatcataatttatttgaaCAAAACATTTCGAAAAACACATTTTACTGaagtaaataagaaaattaagaaaaaagataaaaagtgccggaaaagaaagaaagaaagaaaacatATAGACATAGAAAGAAAAGAAAGGTAGGACTGACAcaggaaaaagaaaaatacgctagtaaaggcaagaaaataaaaaaataagacagGAGAATGAAACAACTGATGGTAATAGTTTAGTGTAAGAAAGAAagagaagtgttttttttaatagcctattttgtgtctcactgctgggcaaaggcaaGCAAGGGGAGGCCTTAGAGAAGCGTAATTCAAGAAAACTAACAAAAACCGTAAGAATAAGTGCATTAAAAAGGGCCAGCTAAGGAAAAAGAGAAATGGctttaaaaagaaaagaaagaaaatggACATTAAAAGAAGAATGACAATGATAAAAATTGAATAGTGTGAGCAAAGAAAAGTAGAAATAacttaaaagacaaaaaaaaacgaaaactgacacagggaaaagaaaaatattggaAAACGCCAGTATAGGCAGGAAATTGTGTGCAGCAAAAGATTAAGATAGGAGAAAGAAACGGTTGATGGTTGTAGTGTAGAATATAAGAAAGAGAAATGTAATGCAAGAAAACTCACAGATCGCGAAAATAATAAAGACCCGTATTTTAAGAATAGACAGCTAAAGGAAGAAACAGAAatgattttaaaaagaaaatgaagAATGAAGCAGTAAGCAGTATTAAAGAGCAGTAGTAGAAGAACGACATTGATAAAGATTAAACAGTGTGAGCGAAGGAAAATAGAAATCACTTTAAAGACATAAGATAAAAAGTAGGCAGTAAGAGTAAGATCAGAAGACAAtagtaaaaaaaggaaaaagagaagacattataaaaaaataggccATCAAAAGGACAGATTGTTTTAACAATCGTcttattaagtaattaaattatagaGATAAGATTATGTGAGATATTAAGAAAGAAGAAACTGTATAGAAGAAATAAAGGAATTCAGTTCAAAAAGTTCAGAAATTACtaagaaattaagaaaaataatgtacattaaGATGTAAAGGAGTAGATTAAagggtacttagataaatattaagtaagaaAAGGATGaggaagaatacattttatagacagaaataaataaagaaaatgataaaaataaccaaataaTCAAGTAAGGACACGTCGAAAAAGttaatatagaatatatataCAAGTAAGACTGTATGTATAAGTGAAATTCAAGATAATATTTAACTCAATTGTGTTCATCTATTATGgtcaaatattgataaaaatagtAAAGAAATACCATGAAAgctaaaataatgaatagtttTAAGTTAGAAAAGACAGATTCTTGTGTAAATGAAAATGTTGAATAGAAGCAGAGTGATGTAGTAAAATGCAGTGGCAGATGTAGTAAGTAGCGAAAGTAATAAAAGTGTAAAATAGAGAAAAGTATTGGAAAGTGTGAAATTAGAAAAATAATGCCGTGATAATAGTAGCAGAAAAGAAATCAAAGCAGTTATAATTAAATCTAGAGTGAATAATGAAAGacaattataatgaaagatTAGTGTAATAATTCATAAACAAGAGAGAAAATATGACAGTGAAGAAAAGAATAAGCATGAAGTTTAAACAGAACAAGAATTAAGTGAGTAGGCACTTAAGCTAAATAAGGTGAAAAGATCTAGGTAGCAGCGACTAATAGATGTCTAAAGCGTGACAATAAGAACAGGTATGaactttacaataaaaataaataaagacatgAAATAAACAACTAAATAACATTTAGAAAGTAGACTATGTTGTTTTAAGTGAATAATGAACAtcgataaataatatttaacaaaactaTGCAATGTATAATAGGACAATGTAACTTCTATAAAGCACGAAGCGAAATAAATCTAGGATAAAGGATTGCAAAGAAACAGTAATAAGAGCAGGAGTGAAGAAAAAGGTTTCTAACTTGGTACGTATCACAGTGTTCTTCaaaaaacttaacctaagtGAGGAACTAActttgaatataaaaataagtgcAACGCGGAATTAACCGTTTGAAACAAATGTGCGGTAATTCGGCTCTACTAACTACATATCACTTGGATCGAATACTGTCTTTGGTAATACTCATACTAATTCAATAACATACCCAGATCAAAAGAACGACGATGATAATGCTGCAAACGTGATTCATATCTTAATAATTTTAGAATCAATAAATAGGGTTTTATTCTATTGGCAAGTGCTGGGGCTTAGGTTTTAATACCCGACTGCGAGTAAGCTCCTCGATATTAATAAATGCTAACAAATGGCTCATCTTTATCACGTCATTATGTGTTCATTACAATTACCACATTTCTGACCGTTTTATTTAGTCAGAAGTTTATTGTCTactaaaaaatagtataaaaagaATATTGCGCAAGTTCCATGCGCAAAATACATGTGATGGTTGTCATTCCACAGGGAGCcaaacttcaaaaataaaaattaacgaGCATAAAACGACAAACAAATCCTAACTAGTTACTCGCAGCCGGGTACGTATAACCTCGCTACTTCCTGTAGCTGTCCTCATGACCGTTGACGGGGTAGTCAGCGTACCAGCCGAAGGCGCCGCTGTCGCCGGTGTGGGCACCGAAATCCACGTACTCGCCGAAGTCGGGCGGCCGCTCTGCCAGCGCTGACGCCGCGCTGGCTACATCGCGCTGTACGGGCGCTTGGATTTGTACTATTCTCGCAGGGGCTTCTGGTTCTGGGGCTAGTGCTATTGCTGAAACGGATAAAGTGTTCAATGGACAGGTGTTTGCAGGGATTAAACGTTTGGTCGTTTAAAGATGATTTTACAAGATAACTTGGTAATTTGACagtgtaaaattgtaaaaatggtGTAAAGGAATATTATCCGAGTCTTTGAGGACTTTGTCAAACCAGACTTCAATGTAATTACGAAACACTCGAACACTCGTATAATAATAAACGACAAATGCCATTGAGTGTTTAGATAAATACTACAATTGTAAACGTAAAAGCTACAACGGAAACAGTATTTTAGCGCACTTAGCAAACCCCGAAGTGATTTGCATGCATACATCAATTGTTAAACTATTGCATAATCCGCTCAGCGTGTCGATGTTATCTCAAAGGGAACAATAGAAGAAAGCGAACAGAACGTTTTTCGTCCGCCTTTTGTTCATTTGTCAAAAAGTTTCACGTAATAATGAAGTCAGTGCAGCTATTTAGTGTGGAACTGGTTAATTACACTACAATATCGGTGTTCTAGAAAGCTATAGCTAATCCTTTGTGCAGTGAAAGTGACGGTGATATCTTGACGGGCGGAGCAGATTATGAATTCATTTCGCTCTCTTAGACTTTGACATTTGGTCTCGCTTAGTTATGCGCTGTTGCGAATAAGGAAAGTTGATTGTTATTGACCGCGCGTGACCTTTGCTCACAATACTTAGTTGATAGCGATCGTTTGATTGAATTAGAGTTATTAAAGAGTTCAATAAATAGGTGTGAATTTTTTACTGTGGCATTTGGAGGTAACGGTGTGGCACCATGACCCGGGTTATGATATCATTGTGCGAAAGGTTGACCTCAAATCTTCCACCTACgctattatataggtacctatatttcatGGAAAATCAATTGTAATTGATTGTGCACGTTcaattatatattacttaataGTTCTTTTAGGCTATTTCTTCAATCGACCTACCCACTTGATAATAATCTAGGAaccgaaattttgaaaattaaaatatggtcattttttatattaattaaagttaAGTGAAGCTGATAAAATAAATGCCAGTATTCGGACTCGTACCTCAAATTTGTTCCCTAACATGGCTCACCATTCATGTATCATTCTTAGAAAGAATTCCATTGTGTTGTATAATGTCATTGCCGTCAAGATATCAACCGATTAAATGCAAAGCGATATCTGATGTAAGCGTCTGCTGATAGGCCCTTGAAGATTGGGACTCTTGAGTCCTTCACAGtagaataataaacttaattgttaCTCACGTTGCTGTTGGTACTGCACTGGATACTCCTGTTCTTGCGGGGCGTACTCCTGCACCGGAGCGGCGTACTCCCTATAAAGCGGCGCCTGCTGTAACTGCGGGGGTGGCGGGGGAGGAGTAAGCGTCTGTCTTGGCACCCGTCGCACACGCAAAGCTGACAAGTCGACGAAGGCGATCTGATCAGCCGGGACTGCTATGTAGGAAGGCATGGCCGTGCAGGCCGCGAAGAGCGGCAGGAGCAGGAGGACGTGCTGTggacaaaataaatacatttaataacaaatatttacattaatttggTAGTCGCAACTGGTGGAAGTTTAGCAAAATTAACAAAGTCACAGAATTAATAGAAACAGAATATGCaacattttttctaattttgtaaATACCAAATTGAGGTATACTTATGACGTTCACTAGTTACGTTACAGGTTACTTATgtgaacaaaaaaacaaacttagACAAAACTGAAACGGCTTACATATATTAAACGTA
This Cydia pomonella isolate Wapato2018A chromosome 16, ilCydPomo1, whole genome shotgun sequence DNA region includes the following protein-coding sequences:
- the LOC133526528 gene encoding uncharacterized protein LOC133526528 codes for the protein MHVLLLLPLFAACTAMPSYIAVPADQIAFVDLSALRVRRVPRQTLTPPPPPPQLQQAPLYREYAAPVQEYAPQEQEYPVQYQQQPIALAPEPEAPARIVQIQAPVQRDVASAASALAERPPDFGEYVDFGAHTGDSGAFGWYADYPVNGHEDSYRK